A genomic window from Rhizobium sp. 007 includes:
- a CDS encoding twin transmembrane helix small protein has translation MSTATYIFAIIIMGLVAIVLVRGLFNMMKGGDANTSNKLMQLRVLLQAIAVILIMLTLWLTGGGRPS, from the coding sequence ATGTCCACGGCCACTTATATTTTCGCGATCATCATCATGGGCCTCGTCGCGATCGTGTTGGTCCGCGGCCTCTTCAACATGATGAAGGGCGGCGACGCGAACACTTCCAACAAGCTGATGCAGCTCCGCGTATTGCTGCAGGCGATCGCTGTGATCCTGATCATGCTGACGCTCTGGCTGACAGGCGGTGGC